GTCGTAGGCGACCTGGCGGAAGAGGTACCGGTTGTCGGCCATGAACTTCTCCCGCACGAAGCCCACGTGGATGCAGCCCACGGGGCACCCGGAGCAGGCGGAGTTTCGCAGGAGCGCCGCGTCGGCGAAGCGCTCTCCGGTGATCCCTTCCACCTGGGGGTCGCTCGTCTGCTGGAGGTTCCGGCAGGGCAGGGCCCGAAGGCCGTTGAGCACGGCGACGTTCGCCGGTGTTCCCAGGTTGTGGTACTTGCGCATCATCTCCGTGGCGGTCACCTGGCGGTGGACCTCGTCGAAGACCTGGGTGTAGGCGCGGCCCTCCGGGAGGGGGAAGGAGGCGTCGCCCACGAGGCAGAGGGCTTTCACGTTCTTCGCCCCCATCACCGCCCCGCCCCCGAGCCTCCCGAAGTGGCGGTAGGTGTCGGCGTTGATGCAGGCCATGGCCGAGCGGTTCTCCCCGGCAGGCCCGATCCGCAGGATGCTGCGGTGCCCCGAGCCCCGGAACATCCGGCGCAGCGCCTTGCCGGCGGTGAGCACGTCGCTGCCCCACAGGTAGTGGGCGTCCCGGAGCTCGAGCTGGCGCGAGCCCACGAGCAGGCACGAGGGGCACGCGGCCCGGCCCGTGAGGACCAGGGCGTCGAGATCCGCGAACCGCAGCGCCAGGGCCGAACGGCCGCCGGCATGGCTCTCGGCGTACTGGTCGTGGTAGGGCGAGCGGAAGGCGCACACGGTCTTGCTCATCAGGGGAAAGTAGCCGGTGAGCGGGCCGATGGCGAAGATCAGGGGCTGCTCCGGGTCGTCCCACGGCCGGTCGAGCCGGGCGAAGCGCTCGAAGAGCAGCGCGGCCAGGCCGCTGCCTCCCGCGACCTCGTTTCGGCCCTCGAGTTCCAGAAGCTCGCCGCGGCCCGAGGCGAGGTCGACGCGCAGCACCCGGAAGTGGTCGCGGATCACGGCAGCACCTCCGGCCCGGCCCCGGGGAGACAGGCGCGCTCGGGGATGGGGGCGAGCTCCAGGCAGTCGTGGGGGCAGAAGGGGACGCACCGGCCGCAGTGGAGGCAGACGAAGGGCTCCCCCGCCGGGTCGAGGTAGACGGCGTCCACCGGGCACGCCTGGGCGCACCGGCCGCAGCGGATGCAGAGCTTCTTGCGGACCACCACCCCGCCGCCGGCCCGCTGGCTGAAGGCGTCGGTGGGGCAGGCGCGGGCGCAGGGGGCGGGGTTGCAGGCGAGGCAGGTCTTCGCCTCGAAGCCCGAGGTGAGCCCCCCGGAGGACGCCACGCGGATCCCGGCGGTGTCCCAGGAGAGCCGCCGGTGCACCTGGCGGGCGCAGGCCAGCGAGCAGGAGTGGCAGCCGATACACCGCTCCATGCGGGGAGCGGTCAGCATCTTGGGGGTGCGTGCCTTGGCCACGGGGCGCCTCCGGGCGGCAGGGGTTCGGCGCAGGGGGGCAGGGGGGCAGGGGACCCAGGGCCCCAGCCT
Above is a genomic segment from Thermodesulfobacteriota bacterium containing:
- a CDS encoding aldehyde ferredoxin oxidoreductase N-terminal domain-containing protein, with protein sequence MIRDHFRVLRVDLASGRGELLELEGRNEVAGGSGLAALLFERFARLDRPWDDPEQPLIFAIGPLTGYFPLMSKTVCAFRSPYHDQYAESHAGGRSALALRFADLDALVLTGRAACPSCLLVGSRQLELRDAHYLWGSDVLTAGKALRRMFRGSGHRSILRIGPAGENRSAMACINADTYRHFGRLGGGAVMGAKNVKALCLVGDASFPLPEGRAYTQVFDEVHRQVTATEMMRKYHNLGTPANVAVLNGLRALPCRNLQQTSDPQVEGITGERFADAALLRNSACSGCPVGCIHVGFVREKFMADNRYLFRQVAYDFEPIFSIGSMLGVFDAFAVLGLLDAVERMGLDVMSAGVALAWATEATEKDLVAEAETAVGLRFGDAETYKAAVAHLARGTNDFYRLLASGTRNAAARYGGDDFACVLGQEMAGYASGEVFFVGQALGLRHSHLDVGGYTYEEKHPERDAGAAVAFYEADERERAVLTSMVACLFARGVYTATLLAECLRCVGYEALAQDLGALGREVQKRRWRARLATGYQPEAVTIPKRFAEVENWKGGIDPGFLSQLQAAYARRIRELGGQAPA
- a CDS encoding 4Fe-4S binding protein, whose protein sequence is MLTAPRMERCIGCHSCSLACARQVHRRLSWDTAGIRVASSGGLTSGFEAKTCLACNPAPCARACPTDAFSQRAGGGVVVRKKLCIRCGRCAQACPVDAVYLDPAGEPFVCLHCGRCVPFCPHDCLELAPIPERACLPGAGPEVLP